Genomic segment of Shewanella sp. OMA3-2:
CTGAAATGAACATAGAATCAGCCACGTTAGACCGCGAAAATTTAACTTTATTGATCAGTGCCAGTGTCGACTTTGAGCAATTCGGCGACTTTGCCGAGCGATTGGCTGCCGCATTAGATTGTCAGGTACGCGAGCGTCAATGGGGCGCGGATCGACATCAATGGTTGCTTGATTTTGAAGGCTGCCAGCTTTGCTTACATTACGAATTTTACGGCGACATTTGCTGGCTAAGCATTGAGCGTCAAGATGAGTTTGACGTGCTAGTGTATTTGCACAGCTTGTTGAAACCCTATATCCAGTCTTAACGACAAGAGAGCATGTTTTTGTTGATCAACTTTTATCTCGACTCGACAAATCAGCAACCTCACT
This window contains:
- a CDS encoding DUF3630 family protein — encoded protein: MNIESATLDRENLTLLISASVDFEQFGDFAERLAAALDCQVRERQWGADRHQWLLDFEGCQLCLHYEFYGDICWLSIERQDEFDVLVYLHSLLKPYIQS